A DNA window from Danio aesculapii chromosome 1, fDanAes4.1, whole genome shotgun sequence contains the following coding sequences:
- the dla gene encoding delta-like protein A translates to MGRHLLLLLFSILYMLLCQASSSGVFELKLQEFLNKKGVQGNKNCCKGGLTPPYQQCECKTFFRICLKHYQPNASPEPPCTYGGTVTPVLGSNSFQVPDTLPDGSFTNPIRMNFGFTWPGTFSLIIEALHADSKEDLTTENPERIISTMTTQRHLTVGEDWSQDLHSVGRTELKYSYRFVCDEHYYGEGCSVFCRPRDDAFGHFTCGERGEIICDAGWKGQYCTEPICLPGCDEEHGFCEKPGECKCRVGFKGRYCDECIRYPGCLHGTCQQPWQCNCQEGWGGLFCNQDLNYCTHHKPCLNGATCSNTGQGSYTCSCRPGFSGASCEIEVNECTGNPCRNGGSCTDMENTYSCTCPPGFYGKNCELSAMTCADGPCFNGGRCADNPDGGYFCQCPTGYAGFNCEKKIDHCSSSPCSNGARCVDLVNSYLCQCPEGFTGMNCDRAGDECSMYPCQNGGTCQEGASGYMCTCPPGYTGRNCSSPVSRCQHNPCHNGATCHERNNRYVCACVSGYGGRNCQFLLPDRASQIGSDVPWTAVGSGVLLVLLLVVACAVVVVCVRSKVQQRRRDREDEVANGENETINNLTNNCHRDKDLAVSVVGAAPVKNINKKIDFSSDHDDLSLTTEKRSYKTRQAPADYNLVHEVKFEVKHEVKLEHAGKETTTANELSDSCEDIKCQSLQDSSECTEEKRRKRLKSDASEKSKYSESRYSESKYSESKYSESKYSDVSLYTESACASACASASTSACVDTKYKSVMVMSEEKDECVIATEV, encoded by the exons atgGGACGCCACTTACTGTTGCTCCTCTTCTCCATCCTCTACATGCTGCTCTGCCAG GCGTCTTCCTCAGGCGTCTTCGAGCTCAAGTTGCAGGAGTTTTTAAACAAGAAGGGTGTGCAAGGGAACAAGAACTGCTGTAAAGGTGGACTGACCCCCCCTTACCAGCAGTGCGAGTGCAAGACTTTTTTCCGCATCTGCTTAAAGCATTATCAGCCCAACGCATCTCCAGAGCCGCCCTGCACTTATGGAGGCACCGTCACCCCTGTGCTGGGCTCCAACTCTTTCCAAGTGCCAGATACCTTACCGGATGGCTCTTTCACCAATCCCATCAGGATGAATTTCGGTTTCACGTGGCCG ggaaCTTTTTCTCTTATCATCGAAGCATTGCATGCTGACTCCAAAGAGGATCTGACAACAG AAAACCCAGAGCGCATCATCAGTACCATGACCACACAGAGGCACTTGACTGTGGGTGAGGATTGGTCTCAGGACCTGCACAGTGTGGGTCGAACCGAGCTCAAGTACTCCTACCGTTTTGTGTGCGACGAACACTACTATGGTGAAGGATGCTCAGTGTTCTGCCGGCCCAGAGACGATGCATTCGGTCACTTCACCTGTGGAGAACGAGGAGAAATCATCTGCGATGCTGGGTGGAAAGGCCAGTACTGCACAGAAC CAATTTGCCTGCCAGGGTGCGACGAGGAACACGGATTCTGTGAGAAACCTGGCGAGTGCAA GTGCAGAGTGGGCTTTAAAGGACGCTACTGTGATGAGTGCATACGTTACCCAGGATGCCTTCATGGAACCTGCCAACAGCCATGGCAATGCAACTGCCAGGAAGGCTGGGGTGGCCTCTTCTGCAACCAAG ATCTGAACTACTGCACACATCATAAGCCCTGTCTGAATGGAGCCACTTGTAGTAACACGGGCCAGGGCAGCTACACCTGTTCCTGTCGGCCAGGATTCTCAGGAGCCAGCTGTGAGATTGAGGTCAACGAATGCACAGGAAACCCCTGCCGCAACGGAGGAAGCTGCACT GACATGGAGAACACCTACAGCTGTACCTGTCCACCTGGCTTCTATGGGAAGAATTGTGAACTTAGTGCCATGACATGTGCGGATGGGCCATGCTTTAACGGTGGACGCTGTGCTGACAACCCAGATGGTGGTTACTTCTGCCAGTGTCCCACTGGATACGCCGGGTTCAACTGTGAAAAGAAGATCGACCACTGCTCTTCCAGCCCATGCTCAAACG GTGCACGCTGTGTCGACTTGGTCAACTCTTACCTGTGCCAGTGTCCGGAAGGGTTTACAGGCATGAACTGTGATCGCGCCGGAGATGAGTGTTCGATGTACCCTTGCCAAAACGGCGGGACCTGCCAGGAAGGCGCCAGTGGTTATATGTGCACATGTCCGCCAGGTTACACCGGACGCAACTGCAGTTCTCCTGTGAGCCGCTGCCAACACAACCCGTGCCACAATGGCGCCACTTGCCACGAAAGGAACAACCGTTACGTGTGCGCCTGCGTTTCGGGATACGGAGGACGCAATTGTCAATTCTTGCTTCCGGACAGAGCTTCCCAAATTGGCAGCGACGTTCCCTGGACTGCTGTGGGATCGGGAGTGTTGCTGGTGTTATTGTTGGTCGTGGCATGCGCAGTAGTCGTAGTTTGTGTTCGCTCGAAAGTTCAGCAGCGACGACGGGATAGAGAGGATGAAGTCGCCAATGGAGAAAACGAAACCATTAATAATCTCACAAACAACTGCCACCGGGATAAAGATCTGGCTGTTAGTGTTGTGGGAGCGGCACCGGTTAAGAATATCAACAAGAAGATCGACTTCAGCAGCGATCACGACGATTTGAGTTTGACGACGGAGAAGCGGAGCTATAAGACGCGACAAGCGCCTGCAGACTACAACCTGGTGCATGAGGTTAAATTCGAAGTCAAGCACGAGGTGAAACTGGAGCATGCTGGGAAGGAGACGACGACAGCAAATGAGCTGTCCGATAGCTGCGAGGATATAAAGTGCCAATCCCTGCAGGACTCTTCTGAGTGTACTGAGGAGAAGCGCAGGAAACGTCtgaaaag TGACGCGTCAGAAAAGTCAAAATATTCAGAGTCAAGATATTCCGAATCAAAGTACTCAGAATCAAAGTATTCGGAATCAAAGTACTCCGATGTATCGCTGTATACCGAGTCAGCATGTGCGTCGGCATGTGCATCGGCATCCACGTCGGCTTGTGTCGACACCAAATACAAATCCGTCATGGTGATGTCGGAGGAAAAAGATGAATGTGTAATTGCAACTGAG GTGTAA